The bacterium genome includes the window GGAAAATGCGATGGCTGATATCAAAAAAGAAGATGTTGTCAAGTTTATTGAAAAAATGACAGTTCTCGAGATGGCCGAATTCGTCAAGGAGCTTGAGGAAAAATTCGGCGTGTCGGCAGCCGCCCCCGTGGCCGTGGCCGCCGCTCCCGGTGCCGCCGCTGCGGTCGAGGAAGAGAAGACGGAGTTCGATGTGGTTCTCGCTGAGATCGGCGCCGAGAAGATCAAGGTCATCAAGGTCGTCCGCACCCTCACAGGCCTTGGCCTCAAGGAAGCCAAGGACCTGGTTGACGGAGCCCCCAGCAACATCAAGGAAGGTGTCTCCAAGGACGAAGCCGAGGATGCCAAAAAGCAGCTCGAGGAAGTAGGCGCCAAGGTGGAGATCAAGTAGCCGGATCCAGCCTGAAGGTCAAGGGAGGAGAGCCATGTCGAAGGGCCTCCTCCCATGTTGGTTTTTAAATGCAAAACTGTTATCAGCTGTATCCCCCGTGAGGTGAGACGATGGCCCAAGCCGCTAAGCCCAACATGCCGTTGCGAAGAGATTTTTCAAGACTCCCGTCCATCATAGGCATGCCGAACCTGATCGAGGTCCAGAAAGAATCCTACGAGAAGTTCCTTCAGATCAATATCGAGCCCGAGTTGCGGGAGGAAACCGGTCTTCACGCCGTTTTCAAGGGGATCTTTCCCATTGAGGACTACTCCAAGACCACCCTGCTCGATTACGCCAAGTTCGACATCCTGGAGCCAAAATTCGACGTCCAGGAGTGCCAGGACCGCGGAATGACCTTTGCCGCGCCCCTCAACGTCACC containing:
- the rplL gene encoding 50S ribosomal protein L7/L12, translated to MADIKKEDVVKFIEKMTVLEMAEFVKELEEKFGVSAAAPVAVAAAPGAAAAVEEEKTEFDVVLAEIGAEKIKVIKVVRTLTGLGLKEAKDLVDGAPSNIKEGVSKDEAEDAKKQLEEVGAKVEIK